A genomic stretch from Streptomyces sp. QL37 includes:
- a CDS encoding 2-aminoethylphosphonate ABC transporter substrate-binding protein, translating to MRTNILKPATAVAGSLALAATLTACGGTSSASDEKVVTVYSADGLKGENGEGWYDKVFEDFEKKTGIKVEYVEGGSGEMVQRTVREKSNTQADVLVTLPPFIQQAGSKGLLQTYEPAGSDQVATADKAGDGTWTSVVNNYFGFIYNKKELKTPPRTWEELLDGSYKEKVQYSTPGVAGDGTAVLIKAMHDFGGQKPAMDYLMKLQTNNVGPSASTGKLAPKVDKGELYVANGDVQMNFAQAKDMPNLGIWFPAKGDGKPTTFALPYAAGLVDNAPHSANGKKLLDFMLSEQAQQDVSAVGGGFSAREDIEATDANAVELAGLMKGVEIFEPDWSAISTGLDQYIDAWKSATGS from the coding sequence ATGCGCACCAACATCCTGAAGCCGGCGACCGCGGTCGCCGGAAGCCTCGCCCTGGCCGCGACCCTCACCGCCTGTGGCGGCACCTCGTCCGCCTCGGACGAGAAGGTCGTCACCGTCTACAGCGCCGACGGCCTCAAGGGCGAGAACGGCGAAGGCTGGTACGACAAGGTCTTCGAGGACTTCGAGAAGAAGACCGGCATCAAGGTCGAATACGTCGAAGGCGGCTCAGGCGAGATGGTGCAGCGCACCGTCCGAGAGAAGTCCAACACCCAGGCCGACGTCCTCGTCACCCTGCCGCCGTTCATCCAGCAGGCCGGAAGCAAGGGCCTGCTCCAGACGTACGAACCCGCCGGCTCCGACCAGGTCGCCACCGCGGACAAGGCCGGCGACGGCACCTGGACCTCGGTCGTCAACAACTACTTCGGGTTCATCTACAACAAGAAGGAACTGAAGACCCCGCCCAGGACCTGGGAGGAGCTGCTGGACGGTTCGTACAAGGAGAAGGTCCAGTACTCCACACCGGGAGTCGCCGGCGACGGCACCGCCGTCCTCATCAAGGCCATGCACGACTTCGGCGGCCAGAAGCCGGCGATGGACTACCTAATGAAGCTGCAGACCAACAACGTCGGCCCCTCCGCCTCCACCGGCAAGCTCGCCCCCAAGGTGGACAAGGGCGAACTGTACGTCGCCAACGGTGACGTACAGATGAACTTCGCCCAGGCCAAGGACATGCCCAACCTCGGTATCTGGTTCCCGGCCAAGGGTGACGGCAAGCCCACCACCTTCGCCCTCCCGTACGCTGCAGGGCTCGTCGACAACGCCCCGCATAGCGCCAACGGCAAGAAGCTCCTCGACTTCATGCTTTCCGAGCAGGCCCAGCAGGACGTCAGCGCGGTCGGCGGCGGATTCAGCGCGCGGGAGGACATCGAGGCCACCGACGCCAACGCAGTGGAGCTGGCGGGACTGATGAAGGGCGTGGAGATCTTCGAGCCGGACTGGTCCGCCATCAGCACCGGCCTGGACCAGTACATCGACGCCTGGAAGTCGGCCACCGGCAGCTGA
- a CDS encoding YbhB/YbcL family Raf kinase inhibitor-like protein: MPANDPFARLPQAASFTVTSTTVTDGAAWPPEQHSSGLPGGKDTSPQLSWSGAPDGTKSYAVTVYDPDAPTGSGFWHWAVADIPATVTELPEGAGDDTGSQMPEGAYQLPNDARVARYIGAAPPAGHGPHRYFVVVHALDIPSTGVPADATPAVLGFTMAGHTLGRAVLTATAETPA, translated from the coding sequence GTGCCTGCCAACGATCCCTTCGCCCGCCTCCCTCAGGCGGCCTCGTTCACCGTCACCAGCACCACCGTCACCGACGGCGCCGCGTGGCCGCCCGAGCAGCACTCCTCCGGCCTGCCCGGCGGGAAGGACACATCCCCGCAGCTGTCCTGGAGCGGCGCCCCGGACGGCACCAAGAGCTATGCCGTCACCGTCTACGACCCCGACGCCCCCACCGGGTCCGGGTTCTGGCACTGGGCGGTCGCCGACATCCCTGCCACCGTCACCGAGCTGCCCGAGGGCGCCGGCGACGACACCGGCTCACAGATGCCCGAGGGCGCCTACCAGTTGCCCAACGACGCCCGCGTGGCCCGCTACATCGGCGCCGCCCCGCCGGCCGGACACGGCCCGCACCGTTACTTCGTCGTCGTGCACGCCCTCGACATCCCCTCGACAGGCGTCCCGGCCGACGCCACACCGGCCGTCCTCGGCTTCACCATGGCCGGTCACACCCTTGGACGCGCGGTGTTGACCGCCACCGCTGAAACACCCGCCTGA
- a CDS encoding serine/threonine-protein kinase — MRLRDFAQSTASWCSGEMLGGRYRLDKLLGSGGAADVHRGFDLRLRRRVAVKVFRPGSGAGMEETWRSEAVILARLHHPGLVTAYDAGEHGGRAFLVMQLIQGDTLKTRIAEGPLAPEATAAIGAELADALTHAHETGIVHRDVKPSNILLDARNRPHLADFGISRLLDATSHTATGTLIGTAAYLSPEQVLGEPVGRPADIYALGLVLLECLTGRIEYDGGPLEAAIARLHRRPALPHGLPEQLRILLQAMTDLDERNRPTARHCAHILMTLADEAHIANRPSVPVTNLIGGKGSLQATEDTLTNPMPREKSETRRTERARARTLIAGATIGLAAITAATFAVTGSSTPQDSDRSATRAASAAPAGETGASGTTQQQKSSTTPTAAPTFEPTASASTLPGPADKQPARPDSKVSEKESASDAGAHSSPGKGERPPGQAKKAGGGTNKAQQEKTNKRAPRH, encoded by the coding sequence ATGAGGCTTCGTGACTTTGCTCAGTCCACAGCTTCCTGGTGCTCCGGCGAGATGCTGGGCGGCCGGTACCGTCTGGACAAGCTTCTCGGCTCAGGCGGTGCTGCGGATGTTCACCGGGGTTTCGATCTGCGGTTGCGCCGACGGGTCGCGGTCAAGGTCTTCCGTCCCGGCTCCGGCGCCGGCATGGAGGAGACCTGGCGCAGCGAAGCGGTGATCCTGGCCCGGCTTCACCATCCTGGGCTTGTCACCGCCTACGACGCCGGGGAGCACGGTGGACGCGCCTTCCTGGTCATGCAACTGATCCAAGGTGACACATTGAAGACCCGCATCGCTGAGGGACCGCTGGCACCCGAAGCGACTGCTGCAATCGGCGCGGAACTCGCTGATGCGTTGACTCACGCACACGAAACTGGAATTGTCCATCGGGATGTCAAGCCGTCCAACATTCTTTTGGATGCCAGGAACCGGCCCCATCTCGCCGACTTCGGCATCTCCCGCCTGCTGGACGCCACCTCCCACACCGCGACTGGCACGCTGATAGGCACGGCGGCCTACCTCTCTCCCGAGCAGGTCCTCGGCGAGCCTGTTGGACGGCCCGCCGACATATACGCCCTCGGTCTGGTGCTCCTCGAATGCCTCACAGGTAGGATTGAGTACGACGGAGGACCCCTTGAAGCCGCGATCGCCCGCCTGCACCGACGCCCCGCCCTGCCTCACGGACTGCCGGAACAACTGAGAATTCTGCTGCAGGCCATGACAGACCTGGACGAACGGAACCGTCCGACGGCCCGTCACTGTGCGCATATCCTGATGACCCTGGCCGACGAGGCACACATCGCAAACAGACCATCAGTGCCCGTCACCAATCTCATCGGCGGCAAAGGATCACTGCAGGCGACCGAGGACACACTCACGAATCCGATGCCCCGTGAAAAATCGGAAACACGTCGAACCGAGCGTGCGCGGGCACGCACCCTCATAGCGGGGGCGACCATCGGACTCGCCGCCATCACGGCAGCCACTTTCGCCGTCACCGGCAGCTCTACGCCACAAGACAGTGACCGAAGCGCGACCAGGGCTGCCAGCGCCGCCCCCGCAGGAGAGACGGGTGCCTCTGGCACCACGCAGCAGCAGAAGTCGAGCACCACACCCACTGCGGCGCCGACCTTTGAGCCCACCGCTTCCGCCAGCACGCTCCCTGGCCCCGCTGACAAACAGCCAGCCCGCCCCGATTCCAAAGTCTCCGAAAAGGAATCTGCTTCCGACGCAGGCGCGCACAGTTCGCCAGGCAAGGGAGAAAGGCCGCCCGGCCAAGCAAAGAAAGCAGGAGGGGGCACGAACAAAGCTCAGCAGGAGAAGACCAACAAGAGGGCTCCGCGACACTGA
- a CDS encoding enoyl-CoA hydratase-related protein, translated as MPSLDRHDNVFVLDLGDGENRFHPDWLTAVGAALDEVEKTEGPRALVTAATGKFYSNGLDLDWLFAHADQHQDYVVSVHELFARMLSLPVITVAALQGHTFAAGAMFSLAHDFRVMRADRGYWCLPEADINIPFTPGMTALIQSRLAPQTAHTAMLTAHRYGGTDAAAAGIVDQAVAEDAVRSTAIEIAQAQVNKAGDTLGTIKARMYAAALTTLRDTTNPLG; from the coding sequence ATGCCCTCGCTCGACCGCCACGACAACGTCTTCGTCCTCGACCTCGGGGACGGAGAGAACCGCTTCCACCCAGACTGGCTCACCGCCGTCGGCGCGGCGCTCGACGAGGTGGAGAAGACGGAAGGCCCCCGCGCCCTGGTCACCGCCGCCACCGGCAAGTTCTACTCCAACGGGCTCGACCTGGACTGGCTGTTCGCCCACGCCGACCAGCACCAGGACTACGTCGTATCCGTCCACGAGCTGTTCGCGCGGATGCTGTCGCTGCCGGTCATCACGGTGGCCGCGCTGCAGGGGCACACCTTCGCAGCCGGCGCGATGTTCTCCCTCGCCCACGACTTCCGCGTCATGCGCGCCGACCGCGGCTACTGGTGCCTGCCCGAAGCCGACATCAACATCCCCTTCACCCCCGGCATGACTGCCCTCATCCAGTCCCGGCTGGCCCCGCAGACCGCGCACACGGCCATGCTCACCGCCCACCGCTACGGCGGCACCGACGCCGCGGCCGCGGGCATCGTCGACCAGGCCGTCGCCGAGGACGCCGTGCGCTCCACCGCGATCGAGATCGCCCAGGCACAGGTGAACAAGGCCGGCGACACCCTCGGCACCATCAAGGCCCGCATGTACGCCGCGGCCCTGACCACCCTGCGCGACACCACCAACCCGCTCGGCTGA
- a CDS encoding dihydrofolate reductase family protein: protein MSELLVDFITSLDGHASGEGWPGFWGLEGPEYLAWLGAQPEATHLMGANTYRQMSGFAAGNVPNGQDEFRPEEEASVDELTQASKVVFSSSLEEPLAWANSTLVRDDAVEAVRAMKSSGSGLLSTIGSLSLCRSLLRAGLVDRFRVVMFPVITGATGEERIYDGYPDVALEMIEHRTFDGRIQLVEYKPRVLEHPPLAIPA from the coding sequence ATGTCGGAGCTTCTCGTCGACTTCATCACCTCCCTCGACGGCCACGCCTCGGGAGAGGGATGGCCCGGGTTCTGGGGCCTGGAGGGCCCGGAGTACCTCGCATGGCTCGGCGCGCAGCCCGAGGCCACCCACCTGATGGGAGCGAACACCTATCGCCAGATGTCGGGCTTCGCCGCAGGCAACGTCCCGAACGGCCAGGACGAGTTCAGGCCCGAGGAAGAGGCGTCCGTCGACGAGCTCACGCAAGCATCCAAGGTGGTGTTCTCCTCCTCACTCGAGGAACCACTGGCGTGGGCCAACTCCACACTCGTCCGCGACGACGCCGTCGAGGCGGTCCGCGCCATGAAGTCGAGCGGCTCGGGGCTCCTCAGCACGATCGGCAGCCTCAGCCTGTGCCGGTCCCTGCTACGAGCCGGACTCGTCGACCGCTTCCGGGTCGTGATGTTCCCGGTGATCACCGGGGCCACGGGCGAAGAACGCATCTACGACGGCTATCCGGACGTCGCCCTCGAGATGATCGAGCACCGCACCTTCGACGGCCGCATCCAACTGGTCGAGTACAAGCCCCGCGTGCTCGAGCACCCACCGCTCGCCATCCCTGCGTGA
- a CDS encoding 2-aminoethylphosphonate ABC transporter permease subunit, which produces MASVVATTGLRGGRTGWIWVLPPVAVLAVVLLYPLALVVQQSVTPDEGGTSLTPYADAFASESFRSALGTTVWLAVGSTLGCLVLGFALALVVAFVPFPGGKAVAKFIDVFLSFPSFLITLALLFIYGTVGMANGVWTDATGAAEGPFHFLTTPWGVLLAEITYFIPFVMRPLLAAFSQLDTAQLEVASSLGARPARIVRTVILPEALPALAAGGSLVLVMCLNEFGIVLFTGAKDVTTLPMLVYSKAILESDYPAACVIAVVNIALSVGLYTLYRTVSRRVGA; this is translated from the coding sequence ATGGCTAGCGTCGTTGCGACCACGGGCCTGCGCGGGGGCCGAACCGGCTGGATATGGGTGCTGCCCCCCGTGGCGGTCCTCGCCGTCGTCCTCCTCTACCCGCTGGCCCTGGTGGTCCAGCAGTCCGTCACCCCCGACGAGGGCGGCACCTCACTCACCCCGTACGCCGACGCCTTCGCCTCGGAGTCCTTCCGCTCGGCGCTCGGCACGACCGTCTGGCTCGCCGTCGGCTCCACGCTCGGCTGCCTCGTGCTCGGCTTCGCGCTCGCGCTCGTCGTCGCGTTCGTACCGTTCCCCGGTGGAAAGGCGGTCGCCAAGTTCATCGACGTCTTCCTCTCCTTCCCCTCGTTCCTGATCACGCTCGCGCTGCTGTTCATCTACGGCACGGTCGGCATGGCGAACGGCGTGTGGACCGACGCCACCGGCGCCGCCGAGGGGCCCTTCCACTTCCTCACCACACCGTGGGGCGTCCTCCTGGCCGAAATCACGTACTTCATCCCGTTCGTGATGCGGCCCCTGCTCGCCGCCTTCTCCCAACTCGACACCGCACAGCTGGAAGTGGCCTCCTCGCTCGGCGCCCGGCCCGCCCGGATCGTGCGCACGGTGATCCTCCCGGAGGCCCTGCCCGCGCTCGCGGCGGGCGGCAGCCTCGTCCTCGTCATGTGCCTCAACGAATTCGGCATCGTGCTCTTCACCGGCGCCAAGGACGTCACCACCCTGCCGATGCTCGTGTACAGCAAGGCGATCCTGGAGTCCGACTACCCGGCCGCCTGCGTCATCGCCGTCGTCAACATCGCCCTCTCCGTCGGCCTCTACACCCTGTATCGGACGGTGAGCCGCCGTGTTGGTGCATAG
- a CDS encoding ABC transporter permease subunit, whose protein sequence is MLVHSRAGKWATWALFLLLFVPLFAVPLFVIVAASFSTNWSGAFPSGPTAEHYAAATSGDSLQALTTSLVTALCASLLALALGTWAALAAASLRKPGKRLLDALFMLPVAVPSVVVGLAVLVAFSKPPLLLNGTRWIVILAHTVLVTAFAYQSVSAAIRRLDPMYEQAAASLGARPAHVLWRIKLPLLLPSLTAAAGLCFALSMGELSATMMLYPPDWTPLPVQIFAATDRGSLFTGAAVAVVLMATTLLILLAVSRIRTRASYR, encoded by the coding sequence GTGTTGGTGCATAGCCGAGCCGGGAAGTGGGCCACCTGGGCCCTCTTCCTCCTCCTCTTCGTCCCGCTGTTCGCGGTACCGCTGTTCGTCATCGTCGCCGCGTCCTTCTCCACGAACTGGTCCGGCGCCTTCCCCTCCGGACCCACGGCCGAGCACTACGCCGCCGCCACCAGCGGCGACTCGCTCCAAGCCCTCACCACCAGCCTCGTCACCGCCCTGTGCGCGAGCCTCCTGGCCCTCGCCCTCGGCACCTGGGCCGCCCTCGCCGCCGCCTCACTGCGCAAGCCCGGCAAGAGGCTGCTGGACGCCTTGTTCATGCTGCCGGTCGCCGTGCCGTCCGTCGTCGTCGGCCTCGCCGTACTCGTCGCCTTCAGCAAGCCGCCGCTGCTCCTCAACGGGACGCGCTGGATCGTCATCCTCGCCCACACGGTCCTGGTCACGGCGTTCGCCTACCAGTCGGTGTCAGCCGCGATCCGACGCCTGGACCCGATGTACGAGCAGGCCGCGGCCAGCCTCGGCGCCCGGCCCGCCCACGTCCTGTGGCGGATCAAACTCCCCCTCCTGCTCCCGTCCCTCACGGCGGCGGCCGGGCTCTGCTTCGCCCTCTCCATGGGCGAGCTGAGCGCCACGATGATGCTCTACCCGCCGGACTGGACCCCCCTGCCGGTGCAGATCTTCGCGGCCACCGACCGAGGATCGCTCTTCACCGGCGCGGCCGTCGCCGTGGTCCTGATGGCCACCACGCTGCTGATCCTGCTCGCCGTCTCCCGCATCCGGACGCGGGCCTCCTACCGCTGA
- a CDS encoding GntR family transcriptional regulator, producing the protein MDQTAHSSTLPGKQMLSEQVYAHLRDAIMRGDHPPGAPLKPQDLAKEQGVSLAVVREALVRVVGEGLADRLPNRGFAVPSFSDRRWQEIAEARRTVEPVVLRMSIERGDVDWEARVRAAHHRLVRTPAYAPEESEYYTGAWAEAHRAFHRTLLEGCGNRALLETFDRLWTQSELARRWSAHRDPDRDGAKEHRRLEEAVLARDADTAAAVLVQHLTLTAAALTDDSGRAT; encoded by the coding sequence ATGGATCAGACGGCGCACTCCTCGACCCTGCCGGGGAAGCAGATGCTTTCCGAGCAGGTCTACGCACACCTGCGGGACGCGATCATGCGTGGGGACCACCCCCCTGGCGCCCCTCTCAAGCCGCAGGATCTTGCCAAGGAGCAGGGCGTGAGCCTGGCTGTGGTGCGCGAGGCGCTCGTGCGGGTGGTCGGCGAGGGGCTCGCCGACCGGCTGCCCAACCGCGGTTTCGCCGTCCCGTCCTTCTCCGACCGCCGCTGGCAGGAGATCGCGGAAGCCCGTCGGACCGTCGAACCGGTCGTACTGCGCATGTCCATCGAGCGCGGCGACGTCGACTGGGAGGCCCGCGTACGGGCCGCCCACCATCGTCTGGTGCGCACTCCGGCATACGCGCCGGAGGAGAGCGAGTACTACACCGGCGCTTGGGCCGAAGCTCACAGAGCCTTCCACCGCACGTTGCTGGAGGGGTGTGGCAACCGCGCACTGCTGGAGACCTTCGACCGGTTGTGGACCCAGAGTGAGCTGGCCCGCCGTTGGTCGGCGCACCGCGACCCCGACCGGGACGGCGCCAAGGAACACCGCAGGCTGGAGGAGGCGGTGCTGGCCCGCGACGCCGACACCGCAGCTGCGGTCCTGGTCCAGCACCTCACTTTGACCGCGGCTGCTCTGACCGACGATTCAGGCCGGGCCACCTAG
- a CDS encoding DUF11 domain-containing protein, with translation MKKTLIASAAALGALATVTGPAAAPAAAASDALWLWSDPYEITLAGPSEDGSPAPSQSLTVQISHDNTATTVPTGTLTVDASGVASFAEVTWPANCRPENETTAVCTTPELPGGANAPAARIGLTTKPGATDGNDGYVRYTAQAGGMNAYPGETYVAVNDGPALGLTQAEYRTGMAPDQPFDSPVVLGNQGNRTADRTLLTVFTSRGIRLGMSVPSNCESTNAVTGRTFLCVLDERTTPGSYHSLPLKFRTKDMALFDRVDYSAQPYSEQALAEARAGRAFTPGAGPELNLTPAAAPSDELQPYRSFTVKTVNQADYRLTASTVSGAAGDTVPAAVTVHNAGPAWVASLGAGEPAATVDIDIPAGTSVASAPDACWSQSETRYRCNTPIYLTESGKPATHTFPFTLHIDEVIPNATARAAIYNDAYEPAVRTFDPDLTNNTATLTVNPSTS, from the coding sequence GTGAAGAAGACGCTCATCGCCTCCGCCGCCGCACTCGGCGCGCTCGCCACCGTCACCGGCCCGGCCGCGGCCCCCGCCGCGGCCGCCTCCGACGCCCTGTGGCTCTGGTCGGACCCGTACGAGATCACCCTCGCGGGCCCGTCCGAGGACGGCTCCCCCGCACCGTCGCAGTCGCTGACCGTGCAGATCAGCCACGACAACACGGCGACCACCGTCCCGACCGGCACGCTCACCGTCGACGCCTCCGGAGTCGCTTCGTTCGCCGAGGTCACCTGGCCCGCGAACTGCCGCCCGGAGAACGAGACCACCGCCGTCTGCACCACCCCCGAACTCCCCGGCGGCGCCAACGCCCCCGCCGCGCGGATCGGCCTGACCACCAAGCCGGGCGCCACCGACGGCAACGACGGCTACGTCCGCTACACCGCCCAGGCCGGCGGCATGAACGCCTACCCGGGCGAGACCTACGTCGCCGTCAACGACGGCCCCGCGCTCGGCCTCACCCAGGCCGAGTACCGCACCGGCATGGCACCCGACCAGCCCTTCGACTCCCCCGTCGTCCTCGGCAACCAGGGCAACCGCACCGCCGACCGCACCCTGCTCACCGTCTTCACCTCCCGCGGCATCCGCCTCGGCATGTCCGTCCCCTCCAACTGCGAGTCCACGAACGCCGTCACCGGCCGTACGTTCCTCTGCGTCCTGGACGAGCGGACGACCCCGGGCTCGTACCACTCCCTCCCGCTGAAGTTCCGCACCAAGGACATGGCCCTCTTCGACCGCGTCGACTATTCGGCGCAGCCCTACTCCGAGCAGGCGCTCGCCGAGGCCCGCGCCGGCCGCGCCTTCACCCCGGGCGCCGGCCCGGAGCTGAACCTCACCCCGGCCGCCGCCCCCTCCGACGAGCTCCAGCCGTACCGCAGCTTCACGGTGAAGACCGTCAACCAGGCCGACTACCGGCTGACCGCCTCCACCGTCTCCGGCGCGGCCGGCGACACCGTCCCCGCCGCCGTCACCGTCCACAACGCGGGCCCCGCCTGGGTCGCCTCCCTCGGCGCGGGCGAACCCGCCGCGACCGTCGACATCGACATCCCCGCCGGCACCTCGGTCGCCTCCGCCCCCGACGCCTGCTGGTCCCAGTCCGAGACCCGCTACCGCTGCAACACCCCCATCTACCTCACCGAATCCGGCAAGCCCGCCACCCACACCTTCCCCTTCACCCTCCACATCGACGAGGTCATCCCGAACGCCACCGCCCGCGCCGCCATCTACAACGACGCCTACGAACCCGCCGTCCGCACCTTCGACCCCGACCTGACGAACAACACGGCCACCCTCACCGTCAACCCCTCGACGAGCTGA
- a CDS encoding TetR/AcrR family transcriptional regulator → MILSAAALLREYGAAATSIDRVLAHSGAPRGSVYHHFPGGRAQLIDEAVALAGDFITGLIDAAVQADDPVAAVDAFFDLWRDRLVESDFRAGCPIVAVAVETNDDAPQLARSAAAVFASWQEALAELLVRHGLTEERSRRLAAFIIAAVEGAVIMCRAEQSTAPIEAAAAEIHDLLVYALRDRPGTGSGPRPKA, encoded by the coding sequence ATGATCCTCAGTGCGGCTGCTCTGCTGCGTGAGTACGGGGCGGCCGCGACCAGCATCGACCGGGTCCTCGCCCACAGCGGAGCCCCGCGGGGCTCGGTGTATCACCACTTCCCCGGCGGCCGGGCGCAGCTCATCGACGAGGCGGTGGCGCTGGCTGGGGACTTCATCACGGGCCTGATCGACGCCGCCGTGCAGGCGGACGATCCGGTGGCGGCCGTCGACGCGTTCTTCGACCTCTGGCGCGACCGGCTCGTCGAAAGCGACTTCCGGGCCGGCTGCCCGATCGTGGCGGTCGCCGTCGAGACCAACGACGACGCACCCCAGCTCGCCCGCTCTGCCGCCGCCGTCTTCGCCAGCTGGCAGGAAGCCCTCGCAGAACTCCTCGTCCGGCACGGCCTGACCGAGGAACGCAGCCGCCGGCTCGCCGCCTTCATCATCGCCGCGGTCGAAGGCGCAGTGATCATGTGCCGGGCCGAACAGAGCACCGCCCCGATCGAGGCCGCCGCCGCCGAGATCCACGACCTGCTCGTCTACGCCCTGCGCGACCGCCCGGGTACCGGATCCGGGCCCCGGCCCAAGGCGTAG